A genome region from Hevea brasiliensis isolate MT/VB/25A 57/8 chromosome 9, ASM3005281v1, whole genome shotgun sequence includes the following:
- the LOC110669087 gene encoding ent-copalyl diphosphate synthase 1-like produces MSSSYLLSTAPATTPRSSSSSSFPIRPRSQLFSGVWLYGAKDNRDNADIRPRCRAISKPRSQEYPDDFQKNGSPVVKWHEIVEDDKKEQVSKVSISHEKIKRIQTIKSMLNSMEDGETSISAYDTAWVALVEDVNGSGAPQFPSSLEWIAKNQLPDGSWGDADIFISHDRIINTLACVIALKSWNIHPDKCEKGMKYFKENLCKLEDENAEHMPIGFEVVFPSLLELARKLDIEVPEDSPVLQEIYASRNLKLTKIPKDIMHKVPTTLLHSLEGMPGLEWDKLLKLQCQDGSFLFSPSSTAFALMQTKDENCLAYLNKIVQRFKGGVPNGYPVDLFEHIWAVDRLHRLGISRYFEQELKECVDYVARYWREDGICWARNSEVHDIDDTAMGFRVLRLYGHEVSSDVFKHFKKGDTFFCFAGQSSQAVTGMFNLYRASQVLFPGEKILEEAKEFSSSFLKEKQAANGVVDKWIITKDLPGEVEYSLDVPWYANLPRVEARFYLEQYGGEDDVWIGKTLYRMPYVNNNEYLQLARLDYNSCQALHRVEWDNFQKWYEGCNLGDFGISKRELLFAYFLAAASIFEPERSKERLAWAKTTILFETIDRYFDDNNNSTEQRRAFVQEFKNGVGARGPVNGRTMEAKTRQELVRTVLGTLNDVSLYALVAYGRDISHSLRHAWEKWLLEWEEEGVRHQGEAELIVKTINLAAGRWISEELLSYHSQYEKLFKLTNRICNQLGHYRKNKEHDSKRSTTPEIEGDMQELVKLVLQKSSEGMDSNIKETFFTVVKSFYYPAICDPGTISYHISKVLFEKLC; encoded by the exons ATGTCTAGTTCCTACCTCCTCTCCACCGCACCAGCCACCACCCCaagatcttcttcttcttcctccttccCCATCCGCCCCCGTTCCCAACTTTTCTCCG GTGTTTGGTTGTACGGAGCTAAAGACAACCGAGATAACGCTGATATTCGCCCAAGATGCAGAGCTATATCGAAGCCTCGTAGTCAAG AATACCCAGATGACTTTCAAAAAAATGGATCGCCAGTTGTAAAGTGGCATGAGATTGTGGAGGATGACAAAAAAGAGCAAGTTTCTAAG GTATCTATATCACATGAGAAAATCAAACGCATTCAAACCATTAAATCCATGTTGAATTCCATGGAAGATGGAGAGACAAGCATTTCAGCTTATGACACCGCATGGGTTGCTCTTGTTGAAGATGTTAACGGGAGTGGCGCTCCTCAATTCCCATCTAGCCTTGAATGGATAGCCAAAAATCAGCTCCCAGATGGTTCATGGGGTGATGCTGATATTTTTATCTCGCATGACAGGATAATCAACACACTAGCTTGTGTTATTGCGTTGAAGTCATGGAATATACATCCAGACAAGTGTGAGAAAG GAATGAAATATTTTAAAGAGAACTTGTGTAAGCTTGAAGATGAGAATGCTGAGCACATGCCCATCGGCTTTGAAGTTGTTTTCCCTTCACTTCTAGAACTAGCACGAAAGTTAGACATTGAAGTTCCCGAGGATTCTCCCGTCCTGCAAGAGATCTATGCCAGCAGAAATCTGAAGCTTACCAA GATACCAAAAGACATAATGCACAAAGTGCCCACCACACTACTCCATAGCTTGGAAGGAATGCCAGGCCTAGAGTGGGACAAGCTTCTGAAATTGCAGTGTCAAGATGGGTCATTCTTGTTCTCTCCATCCTCCACTGCCTTCGCACTCATGCAAACTAAAGATGAAAATTGCTTGGCATATTTAAACAAGATAGTCCAACGATTTAAAGGAGGAG TACCAAATGGGTACCCGGTTGACCTATTCGAGCACATCTGGGCTGTCGATCGCTTGCATCGCCTTGGAATTTCAAGATACTTCGAGCAAGAGCTTAAAGAATGCGTTGACTATGTTGCTAG ATATTGGAGAGAAGACGGCATCTGTTGGGCAAGAAACTCCGAGGTTCATGACATTGACGACACAGCTATGGGATTCAGGGTTCTTAGATTATACGGCCATGAAGTTTCTTCGG ATGTGTTCAAGCATTTTAAGAAGGGTGATACTTTCTTCTGCTTTGCCGGGCAGTCATCTCAGGCCGTTACCGGAATGTTCAACCTTTATAGAGCTTCTCAGGTGCTATTTCCAGGGGAGAAAATCCTCGAGGAAGCTAAGGAATTTTCATCCAGTTTCCTAAAAGAAAAGCAAGCTGCTAATGGAGTCGTCGATAAATGGATTATAACCAAGGACTTACCAGGAGAGGTTGAGTATTCATTGGATGTTCCTTGGTACGCGAACTTGCCTCGAGTGGAGGCGAGATTCTACTTAGAACAGTATGGCGGCGAAGATGATGTATGGATTGGCAAGACTCTTTACAG GATGCCATATGTGAACAACAATGAGTACCTCCAGCTCGCAAGACTTGACTACAACAGTTGCCAAGCATTGCATCGCGTCGAATGGGACAATTTTCAAAA GTGGTATGAAGGATGCAACTTGGGAGACTTTGGTATAAGCAAAAGAGAGCTCCTATTTGCTTATTTCCTGGCAGCAGCCAGCATATTTGAGCCAGAAAGGTCGAAAGAGAGGCTTGCATGGGCTAAGACCACAATCTTGTTCGAGACCATCGACCGTTATTTCGATGACAACAATAATTCCACTGAGCAGAGAAGAGCTTTTGTCCAAGAATTTAAAAACGGGGTTGGCGCACGAGGACCTGTAAATGGAAG GACAATGGAAGCAAAGACAAGGCAGGAACTAGTCAGGACAGTGCTTGGAACCCTAAATGATGTCTCTTTGTACGCACTGGTGGCTTATGGAAGAGACATTAGCCACAGTTTACGTCATGCT TGGGAAAAATGGCTCCTTGAGTGGGAAGAGGAAGGAGTCAGGCACCAAGGAGAAGCAGAATTGATAGTGAAAACAATAAATCTGGCAGCTGGAAGATGGATCTCTGAGGAGCTTTTGAGCTATCATTCTCAATATGAAAAACTTTTTAAACTTACAAACAGAATATGCAACCAACTTGGACATTACAGGAAGAACAAG GAACATGACAGCAAGAGAAGCACAACCCCAGAAATAGAGGGTGACATGCAAGAGCTGGTGAAGTTAGTGCTCCAAAAGTCCTCAGAAGGAATGGATTCTAACATCAAGGAAACATTTTTCACAGTGGTTAAGAGTTTTTACTACCCTGCCATCTGTGATCCTGGGACTATCAGCTATCACATTTCTAAAGTACTCTTTGAAAAACTGtgctaa